A section of the Pedobacter sp. HDW13 genome encodes:
- a CDS encoding DUF2264 domain-containing protein, which yields MKFKNIALTFTLLIVLGAPLMAQKKAKSAKAEVLTDRQFWLQQMDKMVRPVLYNLAKDSLRIAMPKVTSVHIDNKEHRIKVQYVEVLGRVLSGIAPWLQLEGGSAAEVALRTQYREWAIQGLKNALDSNAKDFMNFDIGGQQLVDASYVAFALVRAHWLWENLDKKNQELMMKSIVTTRRFKPVFSNWLLFSAMNEAFLAKFGYSWDPMRVDYALQQMEQWYTGDGMYTDGTSFAFDYYNSYVIHPYLATLVDIIGAKTNAYKEMFEKIKKRNERYAIIQERLINADGTYPATGRSIVYRGAAFHHLADMAWRKVLPKQLSPAQVRCALTAVIKKTLESPSTYKNGWLTIGLYGDQPNLGDFYNNQGSPYIASNIFLPLGLPETDVFWSAPAAKWSAQKIWSGENFENDHSASLK from the coding sequence ATGAAATTCAAAAATATAGCATTAACCTTTACACTCCTTATCGTACTTGGCGCACCTTTAATGGCGCAAAAGAAAGCCAAAAGTGCAAAAGCCGAAGTATTAACCGACAGGCAGTTCTGGTTGCAGCAAATGGATAAAATGGTACGTCCGGTGTTGTACAACCTGGCCAAAGATAGTCTGCGCATTGCCATGCCTAAAGTTACTTCGGTGCACATTGATAACAAGGAACACCGCATTAAAGTACAATACGTAGAAGTTTTAGGTCGCGTTTTGAGTGGGATTGCCCCCTGGTTACAATTGGAAGGAGGTTCGGCTGCAGAAGTAGCCCTCCGTACACAATACCGCGAATGGGCTATTCAGGGTTTAAAAAACGCTTTAGATTCGAACGCCAAAGATTTTATGAATTTCGATATTGGCGGCCAACAACTTGTAGATGCTTCTTATGTAGCTTTTGCACTGGTACGCGCGCACTGGCTATGGGAAAACCTGGATAAGAAAAACCAGGAGCTGATGATGAAATCCATCGTGACTACCAGACGTTTTAAACCCGTTTTCTCTAACTGGTTGCTGTTTTCGGCCATGAACGAAGCCTTTTTAGCCAAATTTGGTTACAGCTGGGATCCTATGCGGGTAGATTATGCCTTGCAACAAATGGAGCAATGGTACACCGGCGATGGCATGTACACAGATGGTACCTCTTTCGCCTTCGATTATTACAACAGTTACGTAATTCACCCGTATTTAGCCACCCTTGTTGATATTATCGGCGCGAAAACGAATGCTTACAAAGAAATGTTCGAGAAAATTAAAAAGCGCAACGAACGTTACGCCATTATTCAGGAGCGTTTAATTAATGCAGATGGTACTTATCCTGCCACCGGGCGCTCTATCGTTTACCGTGGTGCAGCATTTCACCATTTGGCCGATATGGCCTGGAGGAAGGTATTGCCAAAACAATTAAGTCCGGCTCAGGTACGTTGTGCTTTAACGGCGGTAATCAAAAAAACTTTAGAAAGCCCTTCAACCTATAAAAATGGCTGGTTAACTATTGGCCTTTACGGCGATCAGCCCAATCTTGGCGATTTTTACAATAATCAGGGCAGCCCTTACATTGCCTCTAATATCTTTTTGCCATTGGGTTTACCCGAAACTGACGTGTTTTGGTCGGCGCCTGCTGCCAAATGGAGTGCGCAAAAAATATGGAGTGGCGAGAACTTTGAGAACGACCACAGCGCAAGCTTAAAATAA
- a CDS encoding glycoside hydrolase family 88 protein, translating into MNLFKLYRSIFVALCLALLSITGYAQSKDDVLAKINLANQYWQANNKPQVRAFWDHAAYHTGNMELYALTQDNIYLKYSEDWAEYNQWMGAKSTDKTKWKYKYGETDEYVLFGDWQICFQTYIDLYHIKPEAHKVARAKEVMEYEMSTPSNDYWWWADGLYMVMPVMTKLYKLTGNKQYSDKLYEYFTYANSIMYDKEEKLYYRDAKYVYPQHKSVNGKKDFWARGDGWVFAGLAKVLKDLPANDPHRAEYVTKYKNMAKAIIKSQQAEGYWTRSILDAMHAPGPETSGTAFFTYGLLWGVNNGYLKERTYLPTAQKGWNYLTQTALQQDGKLGYVQPIGEKAIPGQVVDANSTANFGVGAFLLAGCEMYRYLSNNK; encoded by the coding sequence ATGAACCTGTTTAAATTATATAGATCAATTTTTGTAGCCCTTTGCCTCGCCTTACTTTCGATAACTGGTTACGCACAAAGCAAAGACGATGTGCTTGCTAAAATTAACCTCGCCAACCAATACTGGCAAGCCAATAATAAGCCACAGGTACGTGCCTTTTGGGATCACGCAGCCTATCATACCGGCAATATGGAACTTTATGCGCTTACTCAGGATAATATTTATCTGAAATATTCGGAAGATTGGGCAGAATACAACCAATGGATGGGCGCAAAATCGACTGATAAAACCAAATGGAAATATAAATACGGCGAAACAGATGAATATGTGCTTTTTGGCGATTGGCAGATTTGTTTCCAAACCTACATTGATTTGTACCACATTAAACCCGAAGCCCATAAAGTAGCCCGTGCCAAGGAAGTAATGGAATACGAAATGAGCACGCCCAGTAACGATTACTGGTGGTGGGCCGATGGACTTTACATGGTAATGCCCGTAATGACCAAGTTATACAAGCTTACGGGCAACAAACAATATTCGGATAAGCTTTACGAGTACTTCACTTACGCCAACAGCATTATGTACGATAAAGAGGAGAAACTCTATTACCGCGATGCCAAATATGTTTACCCGCAACACAAAAGTGTAAACGGTAAAAAAGATTTCTGGGCCAGGGGCGATGGCTGGGTGTTTGCCGGTTTGGCCAAGGTATTGAAAGACCTGCCTGCAAACGATCCGCACCGTGCCGAATATGTTACCAAATATAAAAACATGGCCAAAGCCATTATTAAAAGTCAGCAGGCTGAAGGTTACTGGACGCGCAGTATCCTCGATGCAATGCATGCACCCGGCCCTGAAACCAGTGGGACTGCATTTTTTACCTATGGTTTGCTTTGGGGAGTTAACAATGGCTATTTAAAAGAGAGAACCTATTTACCGACTGCCCAAAAAGGCTGGAATTACCTTACCCAAACAGCTTTACAACAAGACGGTAAGCTGGGCTATGTACAACCCATTGGCGAAAAAGCTATTCCGGGGCAGGTAGTTGATGCCAATTCTACTGCCAATTTCGGTGTAGGGGCATTTTTATTGGCCGGTTGCGAAATGTACCGTTATTTATCAAACAACAAATAA
- a CDS encoding BNR repeat-containing protein produces the protein MSTIAANGWANNSVNTVIFRKNALVTFKNTQYAAYYDQEQYVVLASRKSGTQKWEVQRTAYKGDATDAHKSISIMVDGDGFLHLAWGQHNNNLNYAKSVAAGSLTMGDKTPMVSAKENKVSYPEFYKLANGDLLFFYRDGGSGNGNLMINRYSLKTQKWTRVQDGMIDGEGQRNAYWQVAVDQAGTIHLSWVWRESSDVASNHDLAYAKSTDGGLTWFKSTHEKYTLPITAANAEYALKIPQKSELINQTSMFADAQGKVFIAGYWREANESIPQYHLVFKTVGNWKVSNLNFRKTPFSLSGGGTKKIPISRPQIIVWPNGKNYAAGLLFRDAERGNKASIALSNNLGEANWTIKDLTETSVGDWEPTYDTELWKSKGTLSLFLQNVTQVDGEGRANQAPTAVQVLDWKPKNK, from the coding sequence TTGAGTACCATTGCCGCTAATGGCTGGGCCAATAATTCAGTGAATACGGTTATTTTTCGCAAAAACGCACTTGTTACTTTTAAAAATACGCAGTATGCAGCCTATTACGATCAGGAACAATATGTAGTACTTGCCAGCCGCAAATCAGGTACCCAAAAATGGGAAGTACAGAGAACTGCTTATAAAGGAGATGCTACCGATGCCCATAAATCCATTAGTATTATGGTTGATGGTGATGGTTTCCTGCACCTGGCCTGGGGGCAGCACAACAACAATTTAAACTATGCCAAATCTGTAGCAGCAGGTTCGTTAACCATGGGTGATAAAACGCCTATGGTTTCGGCAAAAGAGAATAAGGTGAGTTATCCTGAATTTTATAAACTTGCCAATGGCGATCTGTTGTTTTTTTACCGCGATGGGGGCTCGGGCAATGGAAACCTTATGATTAACCGTTATAGTTTAAAAACTCAAAAATGGACACGTGTACAAGATGGGATGATTGATGGTGAAGGGCAGCGTAATGCTTACTGGCAGGTTGCGGTAGATCAGGCTGGTACCATTCATTTATCGTGGGTATGGCGCGAAAGTTCGGATGTGGCCAGTAACCACGATTTAGCTTACGCCAAATCCACGGATGGCGGCCTTACCTGGTTCAAATCTACCCATGAAAAATATACCCTCCCCATTACAGCCGCCAATGCAGAATATGCACTTAAAATTCCGCAGAAAAGCGAGCTGATCAACCAGACCTCGATGTTTGCCGATGCACAGGGAAAAGTATTTATTGCCGGTTACTGGCGCGAAGCTAATGAAAGTATCCCACAATATCACCTCGTTTTTAAAACGGTAGGAAACTGGAAAGTAAGTAACCTTAATTTTAGGAAAACGCCCTTTAGTTTAAGTGGGGGCGGAACCAAAAAGATTCCCATTTCGCGGCCACAAATTATAGTTTGGCCCAACGGTAAAAATTATGCAGCAGGTTTACTGTTTAGAGATGCCGAACGCGGAAATAAAGCTTCAATTGCTTTAAGCAACAATTTAGGTGAAGCCAACTGGACAATTAAAGACCTCACCGAAACCAGTGTGGGCGATTGGGAACCCACTTACGATACGGAACTTTGGAAAAGCAAAGGCACTTTGAGCTTGTTTTTACAAAATGTAACACAGGTTGATGGCGAGGGTAGGGCCAATCAGGCACCAACCGCCGTCCAGGTATTAGATTGGAAACCCAAAAACAAATAG
- a CDS encoding beta-galactosidase, producing the protein MKMAKAMGLNTIGTYVFWNLHEPQKDKFDFSGNNNIAEFVKIAQQEGLWVILRPSPYICAEWEFGGYPYWLQNEKGLVVRSTEMQYLEEYRKYIQQVGKQLAPLQINHGGNIIMVQVENEYGSYAADKNYLDINRKMFIDAGFDGLLYTCDPAPDVKDGHLAGLLPAVNGIDNPEKIRKLVNENHDGKGPYFIAEWYPAWFDWWGTAHHTVPAAQYTKKLDSVLAAGISINMYMFHGGTTRDFMNGANYKDISPYEPQTSSYDYDAPLNEAGNATEKFMQFRSVIEKHLPKGQTLPAVPAAKPAMAIAPFKLNSVVALFDALPAAVKNVNPLTFEDLKQDYGYVLYRTTIQGGRKGALELKQLRDYAIVFVNQKRAGFLDRRLNQNTLEISLPAGEVQLDIFVENMGRVNFGKYLLENKKGITEQVNFAGAEVKSWSMYSFPFSNVNNFKASTTATKKSSNGPTVQKGSFTINAVADTYLDMTDWGKGVVWINGHNLGKYWAIGPQQTLYVPREWLKKGKNEVAVLELLKTDQQILKAIDQPILNTLKKLNVD; encoded by the coding sequence ATGAAAATGGCTAAAGCCATGGGCTTGAATACCATCGGAACCTACGTGTTCTGGAACCTGCACGAGCCACAGAAAGATAAATTCGATTTTAGCGGTAATAACAACATTGCAGAGTTCGTAAAAATTGCGCAGCAGGAGGGACTTTGGGTAATTTTAAGACCAAGCCCTTACATATGTGCCGAATGGGAATTTGGCGGCTATCCATACTGGTTACAGAACGAAAAAGGCCTGGTGGTAAGAAGTACCGAAATGCAGTACCTCGAAGAGTACCGGAAATACATCCAGCAGGTGGGTAAACAGCTTGCTCCATTGCAGATTAACCATGGTGGTAATATCATTATGGTACAGGTTGAAAACGAATACGGTTCGTACGCAGCCGATAAAAATTACTTGGATATCAACCGTAAAATGTTTATAGATGCAGGTTTTGATGGGCTGCTCTATACCTGCGATCCTGCACCAGATGTAAAAGACGGACATTTAGCTGGTTTATTGCCTGCAGTAAACGGTATAGATAATCCCGAAAAAATTAGAAAACTGGTAAATGAAAACCACGATGGCAAAGGACCTTATTTTATTGCAGAATGGTATCCGGCCTGGTTCGATTGGTGGGGAACAGCACACCACACGGTACCGGCAGCACAGTACACCAAAAAGCTCGATTCGGTTTTAGCGGCGGGCATATCCATTAACATGTACATGTTTCATGGTGGCACCACACGTGATTTCATGAATGGAGCAAATTATAAAGACATTTCGCCTTACGAACCTCAAACCAGCAGCTATGATTACGATGCTCCTTTAAACGAAGCAGGAAACGCTACGGAGAAGTTTATGCAGTTTAGAAGCGTAATTGAGAAACATTTGCCAAAAGGCCAGACTTTACCCGCAGTACCGGCAGCAAAACCCGCCATGGCCATTGCACCATTTAAATTAAACAGTGTGGTAGCTTTATTTGATGCCTTACCAGCTGCGGTTAAAAATGTTAATCCTTTAACTTTCGAAGACCTGAAACAAGATTATGGTTATGTGCTTTATCGTACTACCATCCAGGGTGGGCGCAAAGGAGCACTGGAGCTGAAACAGCTGCGCGATTATGCCATTGTGTTTGTTAACCAGAAAAGGGCAGGGTTTTTAGATCGCCGGTTAAATCAGAATACGTTGGAAATCAGCCTTCCTGCAGGAGAAGTACAGCTCGATATTTTTGTAGAAAACATGGGGCGTGTAAACTTTGGCAAGTACCTGTTAGAAAACAAAAAAGGAATTACCGAACAGGTAAACTTTGCAGGAGCCGAAGTTAAAAGCTGGTCGATGTATAGTTTCCCCTTCAGTAACGTCAATAATTTCAAGGCTAGTACTACTGCTACCAAAAAAAGCAGTAATGGACCAACAGTACAAAAAGGATCGTTTACAATTAATGCAGTTGCTGATACTTATCTGGATATGACCGATTGGGGAAAAGGTGTAGTTTGGATAAACGGACATAACCTGGGCAAGTACTGGGCAATTGGTCCGCAACAAACTTTGTACGTACCTAGAGAATGGTTAAAGAAAGGCAAGAATGAGGTAGCCGTTTTAGAATTGCTCAAAACCGATCAGCAAATTTTAAAAGCGATAGACCAGCCGATCTTAAACACGCTTAAAAAATTAAACGTTGATTAA
- a CDS encoding family 43 glycosylhydrolase: MIHPLLKYLSLAGIALLVSANSVQAQTKKSAANAAGNSAYLFTYFTGNSKAEEAIRFAISSDGYHYRALNHNNPVISSEKISSTGGVRDPHILRGADNKTFYMVATDMVSAKGWNSNRAMVLLKSADLIHWTSSIVNIQQRFPNNENLLRVWAPQTIYDTKAKKYMVYWSMKHGNDPDKIYYAYANAAFTDFETEPKQLFFSPTNGSCIDGDIIYDKGKYNLFFKTEGNGNGIKKAVSDQLTKGYMLQDNYLQQTTEAVEGAGVFKLNQGDAYILMYDVYMKGRYQFTKSTDLEHFTVVDQDISMDFHPRHGTVLPITQSEANRLLTKWYNASAVLQHVGNKAVKQNNIVVDSVARTVYLPVQPGTSLKAFNPQFSNAFGVVVSPAGSADFSKGAVKYTVKVGDKAPETYSVSVSADHNPVLNGYYADPEIIYSNKNKKYYLYPTSDGFTGWSGTYFKTFSSADLVNWKDEGVILDLEKDVSWAKKNAWAPTITEKKINGSYKYFYYFTAAQKIGVAVADDPAGPFKDSGKALISKRPAGTRGGQEIDPDVFTDPKTGKSYLFWGNGHMAVAPLNEDMVSVDTTSIRVITPNSSFREGTEVFYRKGKYYFLWSEDDTRSENYRVRYGYSDSLAGKMIIPTDNLILSKRPEKGIYGTGHNSVIQVPGKDEWYMVYHRFNRPKGITMGDAAGYNREVCIDKIEFNTDGTIKAVEPTLKGIKPVK, translated from the coding sequence ATGATACATCCCCTTTTAAAATATCTTTCCCTGGCCGGTATAGCGCTGTTGGTTTCGGCCAATAGTGTACAGGCACAAACTAAAAAAAGTGCTGCCAATGCAGCCGGAAACAGCGCCTATCTGTTTACTTATTTCACAGGCAATTCGAAAGCAGAAGAAGCCATTCGTTTTGCCATTAGCAGTGATGGCTATCACTACAGGGCTTTGAACCATAACAATCCTGTAATTTCTTCCGAGAAAATCAGCAGCACAGGTGGCGTGCGCGATCCGCATATTTTGCGCGGGGCCGATAACAAAACCTTTTATATGGTGGCTACCGATATGGTTTCGGCGAAAGGATGGAATTCCAACCGGGCGATGGTGCTGTTAAAATCAGCTGATCTCATCCACTGGACCTCCAGTATTGTGAATATTCAGCAACGTTTTCCGAACAACGAAAACCTGTTGCGCGTATGGGCACCACAAACCATTTACGACACCAAAGCGAAGAAATACATGGTGTACTGGTCGATGAAGCACGGCAACGATCCGGACAAGATTTATTACGCCTATGCCAATGCCGCTTTTACAGATTTTGAAACCGAGCCTAAACAGCTTTTTTTCAGTCCAACAAATGGCTCTTGCATTGATGGAGACATTATTTACGATAAAGGCAAGTACAATCTTTTCTTTAAAACCGAAGGGAACGGTAATGGTATTAAAAAAGCAGTTTCCGATCAGTTGACTAAAGGTTATATGCTTCAGGATAACTATTTACAACAAACTACCGAAGCGGTTGAGGGAGCAGGAGTGTTTAAACTCAATCAGGGTGATGCCTATATTTTGATGTACGATGTTTACATGAAAGGCCGTTATCAATTCACCAAAAGTACCGATTTGGAACATTTTACCGTGGTTGATCAGGATATCAGCATGGACTTTCATCCCCGCCATGGTACGGTTTTGCCCATTACGCAATCAGAAGCCAATCGCCTGTTAACCAAATGGTACAACGCTTCGGCGGTATTACAGCATGTCGGAAACAAAGCTGTAAAACAAAATAACATCGTGGTTGATTCGGTTGCCAGAACAGTTTATTTACCGGTTCAGCCGGGTACCAGTTTAAAGGCTTTCAATCCACAGTTTTCAAATGCTTTTGGGGTTGTAGTTTCGCCTGCGGGTAGCGCCGATTTTAGCAAAGGTGCTGTGAAGTACACGGTTAAAGTAGGGGATAAGGCTCCTGAAACCTATTCGGTTAGTGTATCAGCAGATCACAACCCGGTTTTGAACGGATATTACGCCGACCCGGAAATCATCTATTCCAATAAAAACAAAAAATACTATTTATACCCTACCAGTGATGGTTTTACCGGCTGGAGCGGCACTTATTTTAAAACTTTTTCATCAGCCGATTTAGTCAACTGGAAAGATGAAGGTGTGATACTCGATCTGGAAAAAGATGTTTCGTGGGCCAAAAAGAATGCCTGGGCACCCACCATTACCGAGAAAAAGATAAACGGAAGCTATAAATACTTCTATTACTTTACGGCAGCACAAAAAATAGGGGTTGCGGTAGCCGATGATCCCGCCGGACCATTTAAAGACAGCGGGAAGGCTTTAATTTCGAAAAGACCTGCAGGTACACGTGGCGGGCAAGAGATTGATCCTGATGTTTTTACCGATCCAAAGACCGGAAAAAGTTATTTGTTTTGGGGTAACGGCCACATGGCTGTAGCGCCACTAAACGAAGATATGGTTTCTGTAGATACCACTTCCATCAGGGTTATTACGCCTAACAGCAGCTTCCGCGAAGGAACCGAGGTTTTTTACCGCAAGGGGAAATATTATTTTCTATGGTCGGAAGATGATACCCGAAGCGAAAATTACCGCGTGCGCTATGGCTATTCCGATTCTTTAGCGGGCAAAATGATTATCCCAACCGATAACCTGATTCTATCCAAAAGGCCCGAAAAGGGGATTTATGGCACCGGGCACAACAGCGTAATCCAGGTGCCGGGTAAAGATGAGTGGTACATGGTTTACCACCGTTTTAACAGGCCAAAAGGAATTACCATGGGCGATGCCGCGGGTTACAACCGCGAGGTTTGCATCGATAAAATTGAATTCAATACCGACGGAACAATTAAAGCCGTAGAACCAACTTTAAAAGGAATAAAACCAGTAAAATAA
- a CDS encoding glycoside hydrolase family 43 protein, with amino-acid sequence MSKKINFIAGFMIFSLMLNSYVWAQQTNTSFTPGKIWKDDKGVHINAHGGGIVEHKGVYYWFGEHKIEGENGNTAQVGVHCYSSKDLYNWKDEGIALPVSEDLTSDIAKGCILERPKVVYNKKTKKFVMWFHLELLGKGYAAARSGVAVADRPTGPYTFIKSYRPNPGKMPFYAEGTADKDKVNCETPANKSDGFFYRDLPGGQMARDMTVFVDDDGKAYHIFSSEENFTLHLAELTPDYLGHTGRFIRIYVGQQTEAPALFKKNGVYYMVGSGCTGWAPNPARWFKASSIWGPWTYMGNPCQGEGAKLTYGGQSTHVLPVPGKKGEFIFMADKWEPKNAIDGRYLWLPIRFENDKITINWLDQWDLSVFKK; translated from the coding sequence ATGAGTAAGAAAATCAATTTTATAGCCGGATTTATGATCTTCAGCTTAATGCTGAACAGTTATGTTTGGGCACAGCAAACCAACACTTCCTTTACTCCGGGTAAAATCTGGAAAGACGATAAAGGCGTGCACATTAACGCGCACGGAGGCGGCATTGTAGAACATAAAGGCGTTTATTACTGGTTTGGAGAACATAAAATTGAAGGAGAAAATGGGAACACCGCGCAGGTAGGTGTGCATTGTTACTCTTCAAAAGATTTATACAACTGGAAAGATGAAGGTATTGCGTTACCTGTTTCTGAGGATTTAACCAGCGATATTGCAAAAGGTTGTATTTTGGAGAGACCAAAAGTGGTGTACAATAAGAAAACCAAAAAGTTTGTGATGTGGTTTCACCTCGAGCTTTTGGGTAAAGGTTATGCAGCAGCCAGATCAGGAGTAGCTGTAGCCGATCGTCCTACAGGTCCATATACTTTTATCAAAAGCTATCGCCCAAATCCGGGCAAGATGCCTTTCTATGCCGAAGGAACTGCCGATAAAGACAAGGTAAACTGCGAAACACCTGCCAATAAAAGCGATGGTTTTTTCTACAGGGACTTACCAGGTGGACAAATGGCACGCGATATGACTGTTTTTGTTGATGATGATGGAAAAGCTTATCACATCTTTTCATCAGAAGAAAACTTTACCCTGCATTTGGCAGAATTAACCCCTGATTATTTAGGCCATACCGGAAGGTTTATCCGTATTTATGTAGGTCAGCAAACCGAAGCGCCTGCTTTGTTTAAGAAAAATGGTGTGTACTACATGGTTGGTTCTGGTTGTACTGGTTGGGCACCAAACCCGGCAAGGTGGTTTAAGGCCAGTTCAATCTGGGGACCGTGGACCTACATGGGCAATCCATGCCAGGGCGAGGGTGCTAAACTTACTTATGGCGGCCAAAGTACTCATGTGTTGCCTGTACCGGGTAAAAAAGGCGAGTTTATATTTATGGCCGATAAGTGGGAACCTAAAAATGCGATTGATGGCCGTTATTTATGGTTACCAATTCGATTTGAAAACGATAAAATCACAATAAACTGGCTCGATCAGTGGGATTTGAGTGTGTTTAAAAAGTAG